Genomic DNA from Prunus persica cultivar Lovell chromosome G1, Prunus_persica_NCBIv2, whole genome shotgun sequence:
acaattaggaTATACTTTTCTAATTCTTTATTGTATTTAATTCCTCGTAAAGCTCACatgtaaactcttatatatacctcattatggagaagaataaagaaaacctaatacattcaaaccatattcatattttagcaacaTTCGCCACATCAGCATTTAACAGATTTACTAACAGTTTGGCTAACGGAGGGAGCAAATTGCAGAGTTTTCGTGACATTGAGTATGTACTGGTAAATGTCCCCAAAATGGGTATGAACTCGTAAATGGTTtgtccaaagaaaaataacctGTAATTAATTTGCAAATGAATTTTGTTTCCTTCCTCTGAGCTCGACTCATCTCTTCCATAATCTTCATCCGCAGCAAAACGAAAAAGCATGTGAAGACAGGAAGACGAAAACCCATTCCTATTTCTCTCGACTTCCTTCATACAAATGGGTTTTACACCTTTCTTTTAAACTTCGGGTTTTACAGAGAGTAAGTAAATGGTCAAATCAGAATAGTTACATAATTACATTCTTATTTGCTGTAGATGTAAAGACGTACTGACTTGTGTAAAAGCTTGCCctaattttgtttcaattgcCTTGCTTTGCTATAAAAAGcaaatatatttattgataaGATAGCTAAAAAAAAGGTAGAAACACTAACGTGAGCTAGAATATTCAATCTGATTTAAatgtgccaaaaaaaaaaaattgagtagAATGGGTGATGTGATGAATAGGAGAGAGAATGAATAGGATCAGCCATCctctaatcaatttaatttatgatttttaggTATTGGATTGCAGATTGTAATGTATTAGTAAAGATGGAAAATTATGAAtcgaaataaataattataatactCATGTGTTAGTGTTAGTAAATGCAGAGGAAGTCAAAACCCTCTTCCAACTCATGGAAACCGTTTGtgacccagaaaaaaaaaaaaaaaaaccccatgGGAGCCGTGAGTATTTTCAGAAtggataaaattttatttttatcaaaaccaTAGCAAAAACCAGTCTGATGTTTGGGTTTTCGCCACGTGGGGCTTCAGCATTGGTCACGGCAGAAGCCTCCTGCCGTGCTGCTTCTCTACTGGTTCATTTGTAATCTAAGAAATTACAAATGCCTAGGACTCGATCAACAAAAGAGAACATCGCAAACTTTGGTCTGCGTTTGTCTTTGTGCGCGTGTGTGTGAGATGTTGGCTCTCATCTAATCATCGACTTACTAAATTTCGCTTTTATTTTCTAACTGAATTTTACTTCGAGTACAATTCTTTCAGCTACAAACTAACGCTAAAATTACAGCTCAAAAAATGTAAGAAACTACAGACCAACAATCTCCTAGTATAGCAATTTCAGCCTGAACTGGAAACAGCTTCCTCACAAGCCTCTGCCTCATACGCCTTTGCTGGTTCCTCAGAGAAACTGGGAGCTTTGGGAATCAGACCAAGCACCTTGAACATGAGTTGATCAGCATCAAAATCATTGTTTGGAGTAGTCAATAGCTTCTCACCAGTGAATATCGAATTTGCACCAGCAAGAAAGCACAATGCCTGCTCTGGCATTGAAAACTTTACTCTGCCAGCTGACAATCTGACCATTGCTTTTGGCATGACTATACGGGCAGTGGCAATCATTCGTATCatctcccaaatttcaactGGCTGCACATAGATGTAGCAAAATGAATTCTGTTAAACTAATCAAGTCTTGGAACATCAATAGAATTTATAGAATGCAATTGGCATGATGATTGATGGCTCTAGACGATATGATTAAAGTGAGATTTAAACCACCGAGGGGCACAAGTGCTATTGTTAAAGTGATGATCTAAAGTCACCCTAAACACATCTTATCCATAATTTTGTGTCAACTATTGCCCAACTTGAATCACAAAATGTGCCACTGTCTCTATTGTAGAATGCACAATTATTGTTACAATCTCTACTGTCAAGTTTAGAATTAAACAAATGTGGACTGACCTTCTGATCTTGAAGAGGTGTGCCTTTCACTGAAACCAGTGCATTGATGGGAACACTTTCTGGGTGAGATGGGAGTGTTGCTAATGTATGAAGCAAACCAACTCTATCCTCCTCAGCTTCTCCAAGCCCTATTATTCCTCCtgtttaaaaatgaaaataaataaaaaagttaactTTACCATCGAAGTAAATACCTATGTTTTTGTGCTCATTAATACACCATAGCTGTAAATGTTGATGATGAACACTTAGATGCTTagaatttttttggtcaatcacTTAGATGCTTAGAATTGACTTGAGAAATTATGGTAATTACCATAAGGTTACAACTCAAAGGAAATAATATTCTAAGAACTTTAAAGTTAAAATTCTCATAATTCAAATGGTTCTATAAATGGGAGACACAATGTTTAGGGGGAGGAGGAAAGGAAATGGAAATACATCTGGACAAAGAACCCCTTGCATCTTTGAGATTATATACATCAAAAAAAGTCCATTGTATCATTAAGCGGTTACATATcttaaaacaacataatttacactttcaaaaagtcaaaaagtaAACATGTCCTCCTTAGAAAACGGCTGTTATGGACGTTAAATGattttatcaaagaatgaTAGAAGTTGAACTAGAAAGCTCGTTAGCAAAATTAGTAACaagaatataaataatattaaaaaaaaaatcatagcctttaaaattccatttcatacatactttgaaaaaatgtgaataaCTTGCAAGTACAACAAAAAAGCCATAAATAAATGGGAAGAAAGTCCAACAGGATTAACCTTTCGCCACTAATTAACATATCATTTAAGATATTCAAGATAAATAACACTGCTGTGAGCTTAGTATGCAAAGTATGTAACCAAAGATGACAATACACTAATTCTTTCCACTTTTATTAAGGACTCGAAAAGAATAGACTGGTCTGAATGTCTACCCCTGTTAACAAATGAGTTTTTACACTattaggagaagaagaaagaacctATTACATGCATTAGGCTAGACAATGATTGACTTACGAAATAGATGCATGTGATTATATACAATAGTAAGATCAGATTACCTGAACACACACTAATTCCTGCATCCCGGACAAACTTAATGGTTTCCAAGCGCTCATCATAGGTCCTTGTGGTAATGACATTTGGGTAATATTCCCTAGAGGTGTCAAGATTGTGATTGTATGCTGTCAGGCCTGCTTCTTTGAGTTTCAAAGCTTGTTGCTTTTCTAGCATGCCTAAGGTGCAGCACACCTCCATTCCCATACCCCTGGAATGTGAGAGATATTAACATAAGTTAAACTGTTGGGCAAACAATACAAAGCCTCTCCTTCCTATCTGCTTAATATATGCAATATACGATGTTTTATTACCTTATGTCTTTTACATATTCAAGGATCTGGTTAAAGTTTGTCTTTCTTCCAACTGTATCCCTCCATGCAGCACCCATGCAAAAGCGTGTGCTTCCAGCCTCTTTTGCCTgtcaaataatgaaatatgGTGAAATATTAAGACATAATTGACTTCAAAgtataaattgaattaatcaTAAGCAGGAAATCATAAATAGTACTCCCAATTCACATCTCTggtgaagaaaattaaaggagTGGACAACTTGAGACCAACATACAATTAGTAAGGTCCAATATTGtttctttataaaatatatgccACTACCTAATAAAACTCAAAAGCAGAAGTTCTGGAAGGAATTGAAACTTAAATGAGAAGTATgatcataatttaatttagacCCATAACTTAAAAAGCGGTATCTAAATAGGTCATGAGGCAGCATAGTTCATGATTCCAAAGAGACAAATAAGTTTCGTGCTGACCTGCCTCATATAACAACACTATGGTCCTAGGGGCATATCTATGATTCAAAGATCAAATGATCATTTGCAATCAATTACCTatactgaaaattttatatgTAAAAGAAAGGAACAATATATTCATGACTCGGccataagaacaaaaattaatggTAGCATAACAAGCACTGATAGAATTAAAGGACCAATGCATATAACCAAAATTTAGGACCATTAGCTATTTGCTGCTATTGTTAGCCAGGACACCTCATTGTTGACAGAATTCGCCTATTAGAGGATTAACACAAAACTGCATGTTTCCAGTTTTTGTACATGAGATGGAGGCTTCCAGTGATCCCCTTACAATAACTCATTATTTATCACAATACACATCAGACCACCAAATTGTGAACATGGTATTCTCTTGATGCATGTTTCAATCACTCCCGTAGACTAAGATACTACAATGTAAAAAGGAACTtgataaatttcattaattgcTTTTCCGATACACTTCTTTCAACTCATACAATCATTATACGCTTTACATAATTATAACATCAACGATGAGTTTTCTATTATAACCAATTGCATCAACAGTTCTGCAACTTCTACTGTAGTCCTTAAATTTCCTATTCATGGGAgaaatatacaaataaatGGTAAGACTAGTTATTGTAAGTCAAGCATGACACGAGTTGTAATTGCTTCGGGATGTTTAATATTACTCAAAACTCTGAAATGCAAGGGAAAGACATAAGATTAAGAAAGGGACCTTTTGTGCTGCCTCCATGACAGCGTCCTTTGTCATAAGCTTTTGGGCCTTGAGTCCTGTGTCATACCGGGACGATTGAGGACAATACGAACAATCCTCACTACATCCACCAGTCTTGATAGAGAGGAGAGTACACTGCTGCACTTCCCTAAAATTATGCGTGTGTCTGTGAACTTGAGCCTGAAAAAGCAAGATATTTACTTCTAACATATGACGCTAATGTAATGAAAtcatagaaagaaagaaaaaaacaaatacattcaaaacaaaatctgaagaaaaagagaaaagaaaattgcttTCCATATCAAAAATAACTTATCAGCCCACAACACACATTGGGCAGTGTAAATATCAAGGAAAAGAGTTTAGGAAGTCGACTAGAGCAATGGTTATAACTTGTGGTGACTGAAAACTGTTAGGTATTTGAGAGAAATGAATATTTGTACTGACTCAATCAATGAGTACAGTTAAATATTCTTAGAACCTGAACAACCTTAGAACTAATTACAGCTGTCAGTTTTGATGTGATGTAACAATACTATAGTAAGTCCACTACGCCTGCTATTGTCTATCAAATGCGAGATATCTTATACCAAAACTAAGGCCAAAGGCATTACCAAGTAGgattataacaaaaagtttcaccagagaaaataattatataccCACTAACTAATTATGCATTATGAAAATGCAAGTAGAATATCATAGtcattttcctttgttttctctCCCATTTTCCaggcaaccaaacagagcataccaaaaactaaaagaagaaggaaaggaagagaaagaagaggtaCTGACCCCGTGGAAAAGGAGATCGAGAACAGGAGAGCCATAGACGGCCTTGATCTCGTCGCGGTTCCAGTCATTTCTGGGGCCTTGTCTGATTGTTCTCTCAGCTTGAATTGCAGCTGCAGATGATAAAGAAGAGTAAAATGAAGAGTGCAACACAGCAACCGACGGTCTTAGCTGCCCGCGCAAAACGGACCTAGTCGAAATCATCTCCccaatgttttcttttcttttgttttttctcagGAAAACCGAGATTTTCCGGGAAAATAAAGAGAgtgagagtgtgtgtgtgcgtgtgagagagagagagagagagagagagagagagagagtggctGCTGGCCTGGGCggagaaaaagaggaagaaagtgaacaatatataaataaaataaaattaaaatattcatcAGAAACTCTAAAATTAGGTGCATTTATTTAACAACCCAACATTTCTAAATTAGgtgtgatttttttgttttgtttcgttttgtttttggtccacACAAGACAACAACAGCACACACATCACCTACTAAGTTAGGTGTTAGCGAGGTGTGTGTATGTGAGATTtacctcttcctctctttcttctactcctcctcctcctcctcctccccttCTTCCCCAAtatcatctttttatttttctttctcatcatCAGccacttctttcttctccttttcatgGCTTGAGGCCAAATCTAACCATCCATGATCCAATCATGaccaatataattttttttctgttacaatctagtttttttattttttttattttttttaagtttgaagaaaaattgaagttaCCATGAATAATAATTTCCTAGGAATATCTTTAGAAGAAGTACATGTTTGTTTCCTCTTTAATGGGGAGATGTAAATTTAAACTCTCatgtattaattttctttttatgttaattttcaatgttaaattattttgtgtaagttttatcttttttatttcttcaaacaaatcaaattgaaaattttaaaattctgaTAAGATTTCCATTTAATATCGTTGAATTGTAAAGTACATTTATCCAATATAGGCAtttgaaactaaaaaattacAGATAAGTCATGTTTacatctatctatatataatacaaggattttattattaaatttttaaaaactcaacaaattcCCTCACTTAATTAAAATGCTAAAAgaggaataatttattaaccaAGAATAAAATAGTAAACTGACTTGTTaaactaaaaatttgaaatgaaaataaaatgtcaaCGTTTCTCCCACTTTAAAGGCAAGAGGACTGT
This window encodes:
- the LOC18790529 gene encoding biotin synthase; protein product: MISTRSVLRGQLRPSVAVLHSSFYSSLSSAAAIQAERTIRQGPRNDWNRDEIKAVYGSPVLDLLFHGAQVHRHTHNFREVQQCTLLSIKTGGCSEDCSYCPQSSRYDTGLKAQKLMTKDAVMEAAQKAKEAGSTRFCMGAAWRDTVGRKTNFNQILEYVKDIRGMGMEVCCTLGMLEKQQALKLKEAGLTAYNHNLDTSREYYPNVITTRTYDERLETIKFVRDAGISVCSGGIIGLGEAEEDRVGLLHTLATLPSHPESVPINALVSVKGTPLQDQKPVEIWEMIRMIATARIVMPKAMVRLSAGRVKFSMPEQALCFLAGANSIFTGEKLLTTPNNDFDADQLMFKVLGLIPKAPSFSEEPAKAYEAEACEEAVSSSG